In Tachypleus tridentatus isolate NWPU-2018 chromosome 7, ASM421037v1, whole genome shotgun sequence, a genomic segment contains:
- the LOC143256837 gene encoding uncharacterized protein LOC143256837 isoform X1 has translation MPKSFLIRKNQLSSGSPKTKQDVDINAECYLLPITFASKDENMIFDRYLMPGLKHLTVYSPHREPHIRTHSEDVHFATNCQCKLCVVLTAATPHFKGISMIGPYECSLPLESNGLQRWFNCFSSSYLPFNDSYYSTSYPLIPSSSLPETLEQRTSPVQLEQLSSPCHISCSREPPRFNYSIPSPCPTFQDSGMQTDSVRQEELYSLVHKRRHASVSSESPLGSSDGDSGHDTVGNNRHKPTMKSRYECSDCSKSYSTFIGLSKHQKFHCMVSEKKTSCCKHCDKVYTSLPALKMHIRTHTLPCKCSVCGKAFSRPWLLQGHVRTHTGEKPFFCPHCNRAFADRSNLRSHLQTHSDVKKYKCKTCNKTFSRMSLLVKHEDGVCENTNLKSS, from the exons ATGCCCAAATCTTTCCTAATCAGAAAGAATCAGCTATCGAGTGGATCTCCGAAAACTAAACAAGACGTTGACATCAATGCGGAGTGCTACTTACTACCGATAACCTTTGCATCAAAAg ATGAGAACATGATATTCGATCGCTATCTCATGCCGGgattaaaacatttaacagtatacAGTCCACATCGTGAGCCACACATAAGAACTCATTCTGAAGATGTTCACTTTGCAACTAATTGTCAATGTAAGCTGTGTGTGGTTCTGACAGCGGCGACACCACACTTTAAAGGCATATCAATGATAGGACCATATGAATGTTCTTTGCCTTTAGAGTCCAATGGTCTTCAAAGATGGTTTAATTGCTTTAGCTCTTCCTATCTCCCTTTTAATGACTCGTATTATTCAACTTCTTATCCGCTCATCCCTTCGTCTTCGTTGCCTGAAACCCTTGAGCAAAGGACCTCACCTGTTCAGCTGGAGCAACTTTCTTCGCCATGTCATATTTCATGTAGCAGGGAACCCCCGAGATTCAACTATAGCATACCGTCGCCCTGTCCAACTTTCCAAGACTCTGGTATGCAAACAGATAGTGTAAGGCAAGAAGAACTGTACAGCTTAGTACACAAAAGAAGACATGCCTCAGTTTCTTCGGAGTCGCCTCTCGGGAGCTCAGACGGTGACTCAGGTCATGACACCGTCGGAAATAATCGTCATAAACCTACAATGAAGTCCCGCTACGAGTGTTCCGATTGTAGCAAAAGCTACTCTACTTTTATTGGTCTATCCAAACATCAAAAGTTTCATTGCATGGTTTCAGAGAAAAAAACTTCTTGTTGTAAGCACTGTGATAAAGTGTATACCTCTCTTCCGGCCCTCAAGATGCACATTAGAACTCACACTCTTCCTTGTAAGTGTAGTGTATGTGGGAAAGCTTTCTCTCGACCCTGGCTTCTCCAAGGTCATGTCCGGacacacactggggagaaacctttcTTCTGTCCACACTGTAATCGAGCTTTTGCTGATCGGTCTAACTTGCGGTCTCACCTCCAGACACATTCGGACGTGAAAAAGTACAAGTGTAAAACCTGTAACAAAACCTTTTCCCGCATGTCCTTGTTAGTTAAACACGAAGACGGAGTGTGTGAAAACACTAACCTAAAGTCAAGTTAG